One segment of Capnocytophaga sp. oral taxon 878 DNA contains the following:
- a CDS encoding DUF4293 domain-containing protein yields MIQRIQTVYMAGAAIVAILAVIINLDWLRMALLCASAVLAIYAIFRYKARNVQMWLNWLNIAINFTLLGIFVYRMLTTSGEGFLSEKGVGVFVPVLSIVFLFSANKAIKRDEKLVKSADRLR; encoded by the coding sequence ATGATTCAAAGAATACAAACTGTGTATATGGCAGGTGCTGCTATAGTGGCTATTTTGGCAGTAATTATTAACTTAGATTGGCTTAGAATGGCTCTTTTATGTGCTTCGGCAGTGCTGGCTATTTACGCTATATTTAGATATAAAGCAAGAAATGTTCAGATGTGGTTAAATTGGCTGAACATAGCTATAAATTTTACTTTACTAGGAATATTTGTATATCGAATGCTAACTACATCTGGAGAAGGTTTCCTTTCTGAGAAAGGTGTTGGGGTTTTCGTACCCGTGTTATCTATCGTTTTTTTGTTTTCGGCTAATAAAGCCATAAAGCGGGACGAGAAGCTTGTAAAATCAGCTGACCGATTGCGATAA
- a CDS encoding pyridoxal phosphate-dependent aminotransferase, translating into MKNYLSERINAMEASATLAMAAKTRELKAEGKDIIGLSLGEPDFNIPDFIKEAAKAAIDQNYSKYTPVEGYLDLREAVCQKLQRDNGLTYKPSQIVVSTGAKQCLANAALAMINPGDEVIFPAPYWVSYKEIAKLAGGVPVEVLATIENDFKMTPAQLEAAITSKTKMVWFNSPNNPSGSVYSKQELEALAEVLKKHPNIFILSDEIYEYINFTNESYCSFAAIEGMYERTITINGLSKAFAMTGWRIGYLAAPEWIAKACNKVQGQMTSGTNAIAQRAAIAALKAPKSEIQYMIDEFKKRRDLVLQLLGEIDGLQLNVPEGAFYVFPNVSAFFGKTLRGHTINNASDFSLYLLEKAQVATVTGEAFGDGNCIRISYAASEKELREAIRRIKESLQ; encoded by the coding sequence ATGAAAAACTATTTATCAGAGCGTATTAACGCTATGGAAGCATCAGCTACCCTTGCTATGGCGGCAAAAACACGTGAACTAAAAGCTGAGGGTAAAGATATTATTGGACTCAGCTTAGGTGAGCCTGATTTTAATATCCCAGACTTTATTAAAGAAGCTGCTAAAGCAGCCATAGACCAAAACTACAGCAAATACACACCTGTAGAAGGATATTTGGACCTGAGAGAAGCTGTATGCCAGAAGTTGCAACGTGATAATGGACTTACCTATAAACCGTCACAAATAGTAGTATCAACAGGGGCTAAACAATGTTTGGCAAATGCAGCTTTGGCAATGATAAACCCTGGTGATGAAGTAATTTTCCCTGCTCCCTACTGGGTGAGTTATAAAGAAATAGCTAAATTGGCGGGCGGTGTACCTGTAGAAGTATTGGCTACCATCGAAAATGACTTTAAAATGACTCCAGCCCAACTGGAAGCTGCTATTACCTCCAAAACAAAGATGGTGTGGTTTAACTCACCTAATAACCCAAGTGGTTCAGTATACAGTAAGCAGGAGCTAGAAGCCCTTGCCGAAGTACTTAAAAAACACCCTAATATTTTTATTTTATCAGATGAAATATATGAATATATTAATTTCACAAATGAATCTTATTGTAGTTTTGCTGCCATAGAAGGGATGTATGAACGTACGATCACTATCAATGGGCTTTCAAAAGCTTTTGCTATGACTGGTTGGCGTATTGGTTATTTGGCAGCCCCTGAATGGATAGCCAAAGCTTGTAATAAAGTACAAGGACAAATGACTAGCGGCACTAATGCTATAGCACAACGTGCTGCTATTGCTGCCTTAAAAGCTCCTAAAAGTGAAATACAATATATGATAGACGAGTTTAAAAAACGTAGAGATTTGGTATTGCAATTATTAGGAGAGATTGATGGCTTACAATTGAATGTGCCTGAAGGAGCTTTTTATGTATTCCCAAATGTATCAGCATTTTTTGGTAAAACTTTAAGAGGACATACTATAAACAATGCTTCGGATTTTTCTTTATATTTGCTAGAAAAAGCACAAGTAGCAACAGTTACTGGTGAGGCTTTTGGTGATGGTAACTGTATTCGTATTTCGTATGCAGCAAGTGAAAAAGAATTAAGGGAAGCTATCAGGAGGATTAAAGAAAGTTTGCAATAG
- a CDS encoding peptidase M14: protein MKYFIYALLIVVMVGCETPFFSTADNIFRTPFEKSDGEKSSEYEEVIDYYKDLAKEFASISFKTMGKTDSGKPLHLVIYSPDAEFNLAKYRKDRTIILINNATDGLGIEGVDATMVLFRNLAQKKIRVPDNVIVVTIPVYNISGKLRARNYSEADYDLNSDLIKGDVENTFSFVKIFQEVQPDIFIENGFTSKKEKDFAHSLTYSTLQKEQQGSFLGGYIDEVLIPRVTDTLLKRQEQFKNDSLPKPFWRPLLIPTTDTPRSTVGYASLWNCMAIRINTHSYHQKPYKQLVEANYEMMKAIVEVANANNAYIKQLKIKQAEALTSLKEYPIRWEIDSTQQTTVDLHTFEIDTITEIVHLDHNKPIVKQRTYYNKLKVADKVSVPESYIVPQIWDKVIDRLKANNVEMTTLDKDTTMTVSSYGIDSFKTVAIPFEGHYLHYDTKVAVFEVKKHFLKGDYIIKIAQPAKQYLLQTLEPQAPDSFFNWNFFDIIIQQRLIDELKEEYKEEDARLLFSYPIYRIK, encoded by the coding sequence ATGAAATACTTTATATACGCTTTATTGATTGTAGTGATGGTGGGATGTGAAACTCCATTCTTTTCGACAGCTGATAATATTTTCAGGACACCATTTGAAAAATCGGATGGAGAGAAAAGTTCGGAATATGAGGAGGTGATTGATTACTACAAGGATTTGGCAAAAGAGTTTGCCTCTATTTCATTCAAAACAATGGGCAAAACCGATAGTGGCAAGCCTCTACACTTGGTAATTTACAGTCCGGATGCAGAGTTTAACCTTGCTAAATACCGGAAGGATAGAACTATTATTCTTATTAATAACGCTACGGATGGACTTGGTATTGAGGGGGTAGATGCTACGATGGTATTGTTTAGAAATTTGGCACAGAAAAAAATTAGAGTGCCTGATAATGTAATAGTAGTAACAATACCTGTATATAACATAAGTGGAAAGCTTAGAGCAAGAAACTACAGTGAAGCTGATTACGACCTAAACAGCGACTTGATAAAGGGTGATGTAGAGAATACTTTTTCATTTGTTAAGATATTTCAGGAAGTACAACCCGATATTTTTATTGAAAATGGGTTTACAAGCAAAAAAGAAAAGGATTTTGCACATTCACTAACCTATAGCACATTACAGAAAGAACAGCAAGGAAGTTTTTTGGGAGGATATATTGATGAGGTGCTGATACCACGCGTAACCGATACTCTTTTAAAACGACAAGAACAATTTAAGAATGATAGCCTGCCCAAACCCTTTTGGCGACCTTTACTAATACCTACTACCGATACGCCGAGGAGTACTGTAGGTTATGCTAGCTTGTGGAATTGTATGGCTATACGTATAAATACACATTCTTATCATCAAAAGCCTTATAAACAGTTGGTGGAGGCTAATTATGAGATGATGAAAGCTATAGTAGAGGTAGCTAATGCCAATAATGCTTATATTAAACAGCTAAAAATAAAGCAAGCAGAGGCTTTAACCTCTCTAAAAGAATACCCTATACGTTGGGAAATAGATTCGACCCAACAAACAACCGTTGATCTTCATACTTTTGAAATAGATACCATTACTGAGATTGTGCACTTAGATCATAATAAGCCTATTGTAAAACAAAGAACTTACTATAATAAGTTAAAAGTTGCTGATAAAGTGAGTGTTCCTGAGAGCTATATAGTACCACAAATATGGGACAAAGTAATAGATAGACTAAAAGCTAATAATGTAGAAATGACTACCTTAGATAAGGATACTACAATGACTGTAAGTAGCTATGGAATAGATAGCTTTAAAACAGTTGCTATTCCGTTTGAAGGACATTACTTACATTATGACACTAAAGTAGCCGTTTTCGAGGTAAAGAAGCACTTTTTGAAAGGTGATTATATTATAAAAATAGCACAACCAGCTAAGCAATACTTATTACAGACTTTAGAACCCCAAGCCCCAGATTCATTTTTTAACTGGAACTTTTTTGATATTATTATTCAGCAACGACTTATAGATGAGTTAAAAGAAGAGTATAAAGAGGAAGATGCGCGACTTTTGTTCTCATACCCTATTTACAGAATAAAATAA
- the pncA gene encoding bifunctional nicotinamidase/pyrazinamidase — protein sequence MKALVIVDVQNDFMPTGALPVPEGDVIIPFINAEMRNGYDLIVATQDWHPANHKSFASNHCGKKPFEVIKLNGIDQILWTDHCVQGTFGAELHKDLDIRPISAIFRKGMNPEVDSYSAFFDNNKQGNTGLHGFLQDRGVKELVFCGLAGDFCVSYSANDARELGYKVSLFEKGIKSINN from the coding sequence ATGAAAGCACTTGTGATTGTAGATGTACAAAATGATTTTATGCCTACAGGGGCGTTACCAGTACCTGAGGGTGATGTTATTATTCCGTTTATCAATGCTGAAATGAGAAATGGTTATGACCTTATTGTGGCTACACAGGATTGGCATCCTGCTAATCATAAGAGTTTTGCTAGCAATCATTGTGGTAAAAAGCCTTTTGAAGTGATTAAACTTAATGGCATTGACCAAATACTATGGACTGACCATTGTGTACAGGGTACTTTTGGTGCTGAGTTGCACAAAGATTTGGATATTCGACCTATATCGGCCATTTTTAGAAAAGGTATGAATCCTGAAGTGGATAGTTACAGTGCTTTTTTTGATAATAATAAGCAAGGGAACACTGGATTGCATGGATTTTTACAAGATAGAGGTGTAAAAGAGCTTGTGTTTTGTGGTTTGGCAGGTGATTTTTGTGTATCTTATAGTGCTAATGATGCGAGAGAACTGGGATATAAAGTAAGTTTGTTTGAAAAAGGTATCAAATCAATTAACAATTAA
- a CDS encoding YitT family protein, translated as MSISDSKTIKYLKSFYIKDYLIIVLGLISYAVGITGFIMPNEIVTGGLAGICLILNYKLGANLAITYWIINFCLLVLGFKAMSRQFTYRTLISISILSTLIWAGKEYLMPYFIEHPPLRDDFLNVIMGGLLCGTGLGLVYSANGSTGGTDIIGFVITKYWSISIARILLVVDVCIVLSSFFILEHKDDTLEKTIYGLILLPLMWQMVEIVINGARQSVQLFIFSKNYDEIANHINSELKRGCTIIDGLGWYSKSSQKIVIVIARRNEATSIFRLVRSIDPAAFVTKTNVMGVYGNGFDKLK; from the coding sequence ATGTCAATATCCGACAGCAAAACTATTAAATATTTAAAATCTTTTTACATAAAAGATTACCTCATTATAGTGTTGGGGCTTATCTCTTATGCGGTAGGTATTACCGGATTTATAATGCCTAATGAGATAGTAACAGGAGGCTTGGCAGGTATCTGTCTAATTTTGAACTATAAATTAGGAGCAAATTTAGCTATCACTTATTGGATTATAAACTTCTGCCTTTTAGTATTAGGCTTTAAAGCAATGAGTAGGCAATTTACTTACCGTACTCTTATCTCGATTTCTATCTTATCAACACTAATATGGGCAGGGAAAGAGTACCTTATGCCTTACTTTATTGAGCACCCTCCTTTGAGAGATGATTTTTTAAATGTTATAATGGGAGGATTGCTTTGTGGTACTGGTTTAGGACTAGTATATTCAGCTAATGGTAGTACTGGTGGTACTGATATTATAGGTTTTGTAATTACTAAATATTGGAGCATTAGCATTGCAAGAATCTTATTAGTAGTGGATGTGTGTATTGTACTATCATCATTCTTTATTTTAGAACATAAAGATGATACTTTAGAGAAAACTATTTATGGACTTATATTATTACCACTAATGTGGCAAATGGTAGAGATAGTAATTAATGGTGCACGACAATCGGTACAGTTGTTTATTTTCTCTAAAAACTATGATGAGATTGCCAACCATATTAATAGTGAATTAAAGAGAGGTTGTACTATCATTGATGGTTTGGGATGGTACTCAAAATCATCACAAAAGATAGTGATTGTTATTGCTCGCAGAAATGAAGCTACTTCAATTTTCCGCTTGGTACGCAGTATTGACCCAGCTGCGTTTGTAACAAAAACCAACGTAATGGGTGTATATGGTAATGGTTTTGACAAATTAAAATAA